A portion of the Candidatus Pristimantibacillus lignocellulolyticus genome contains these proteins:
- a CDS encoding YhgE/Pip domain-containing protein, which produces MSRSSQIGSELNSIVRNKKIVIPVIAVMLIPLLYSALFLGAFWDPYAKLDKIPVAIVNEDVGAEYNGEQMTIGNEFVDQLKESGDFNYEFVSKQEAEAGLKDNYYYITIEIPEKFSEQAISLVGDNPQQAELIYTPNEGYNFLAGQIGGTAAAQMTTLLNQQISKTYVTAIYEQIGEALEGIEAASDGAHQIADGTDSAKEGATKLLAGQQTLADGLIELQSGATKLNTAGTQLSSGLGTLQTGGNNLSSGISQLTEGATTLNGGISQLAKQYATLDTGLNDISEGTTSLKQGAMQLQAGLQQLASQNSDLAANASFQQLLAGSEQLVNGLLAQEQGENQLIAGSTQVVNGLSSLSTGSNQLATKLTEAKQGASQLATGITSAKEGSSQLATGLQSLKGSSDKFVSGSKELVAGNKELVEGLTTLDEGANELASKLGDANGESLNLTLTEQMKDQFVEPVVLTTSSYSSVPNYGTGFAPYFISLGLYVGCMLLTVVYSMREPSLKPQNGRSWYAGKTAVVGLIAVLQALILGASILPILDLEVVNVGAFFLFAIITSLTYMMLIQLLCVTMDNVGRFIAIVLLILQLTSSAGTFPIELVPDWLQAINPFLPMTYTVTGFKQAISSGDMDMFWSSVWPLLALMVVCSVLSYIYMNVSFKKKFQSITE; this is translated from the coding sequence ATGTCAAGAAGTAGTCAAATTGGTTCGGAACTAAATAGCATTGTTCGGAACAAAAAAATTGTAATACCAGTTATAGCAGTAATGTTAATTCCTCTGCTATATTCAGCATTATTTCTAGGAGCATTTTGGGACCCATATGCTAAGCTTGATAAAATCCCAGTAGCCATTGTGAATGAAGATGTTGGAGCGGAGTATAACGGGGAGCAAATGACAATTGGTAACGAGTTCGTCGATCAGTTGAAAGAGTCGGGAGACTTTAATTATGAGTTTGTAAGCAAGCAAGAAGCAGAAGCAGGACTTAAAGATAATTATTACTATATAACGATTGAAATTCCTGAAAAATTTTCAGAGCAAGCTATTTCACTAGTGGGAGATAATCCCCAACAAGCTGAGTTGATCTATACACCGAATGAGGGGTATAACTTCCTAGCAGGTCAAATTGGCGGTACAGCCGCAGCTCAGATGACAACATTGCTTAATCAACAAATATCTAAAACGTATGTAACTGCTATTTACGAACAGATTGGTGAAGCACTTGAAGGCATTGAAGCTGCAAGTGACGGAGCACATCAGATAGCAGATGGTACGGATTCAGCTAAGGAAGGTGCAACGAAGCTACTTGCAGGTCAACAAACGCTAGCTGATGGTTTGATTGAATTACAGTCTGGTGCTACGAAGTTAAATACTGCTGGAACGCAATTATCTAGCGGTCTTGGTACTTTGCAAACTGGTGGTAACAATTTAAGTAGTGGGATATCGCAATTAACTGAAGGTGCTACAACGTTAAACGGTGGTATTTCGCAATTAGCCAAACAATATGCAACTTTAGATACTGGTCTTAATGATATAAGTGAAGGTACAACATCCTTGAAACAAGGTGCGATGCAATTACAAGCAGGCTTACAACAATTAGCTAGTCAGAACAGTGACTTAGCAGCTAATGCCTCTTTCCAACAATTATTAGCTGGAAGTGAACAATTGGTTAATGGTTTGTTGGCGCAAGAACAAGGTGAGAATCAATTAATAGCTGGTTCCACGCAAGTTGTTAATGGATTGAGTAGCTTATCAACTGGATCAAATCAATTAGCTACGAAACTAACTGAAGCTAAGCAAGGAGCAAGTCAATTAGCTACAGGAATCACTTCTGCAAAAGAAGGGTCATCCCAGTTAGCTACAGGTTTACAATCACTTAAAGGCTCTAGTGATAAATTCGTCTCAGGTAGTAAAGAATTAGTTGCCGGTAATAAGGAATTAGTTGAAGGTTTAACAACGCTTGATGAAGGAGCGAATGAACTTGCATCCAAGTTAGGCGATGCGAATGGAGAATCACTAAATCTTACATTAACTGAGCAGATGAAGGATCAATTCGTTGAGCCAGTCGTGTTAACGACAAGTTCTTACTCTAGTGTACCTAACTACGGTACAGGATTTGCTCCTTACTTTATCTCCCTTGGATTATATGTTGGTTGTATGTTGCTAACTGTCGTATATTCTATGAGAGAACCATCATTGAAACCACAAAACGGAAGAAGTTGGTATGCTGGTAAAACAGCAGTGGTTGGGTTAATTGCGGTTCTACAAGCATTAATTCTAGGTGCATCTATTTTACCAATTCTTGATTTGGAAGTAGTAAATGTTGGAGCATTCTTCTTATTCGCAATTATTACGAGTTTGACATACATGATGTTAATTCAATTGTTATGTGTGACGATGGACAATGTGGGAAGATTTATTGCAATCGTCTTGCTAATTCTGCAACTCACTAGTTCAGCTGGAACATTCCCGATTGAACTTGTACCGGATTGGTTACAAGCAATTAATCCTTTCTTACCGATGACATATACGGTGACAGGATTCAAACAAGCTATTTCTAGTGGCGATATGGACATGTTCTGGAGTAGTGTATGGCCGTTGTTAGCATTAATGGTTGTATGTTCAGTATTAAGCTACATTTATATGAATGTAAGCTTCAAAAAGAAGTTTCAATCAATCACTGAATAG
- a CDS encoding TetR/AcrR family transcriptional regulator — protein MSIDRRSLILDAASKSFSLFGYKGTTMEQVAKIANVGKGTIYTFFANKEELFQEVMNKLLLEMKYVAEKVISDDRSFFDNLTEALNELLEFRKEHELALKLTQEVREIGTPMANEALVQMEQVIIEHIAGKIEHAINRNEIKACDTQMTAFVMLRLYTALAVEWSAKHETLQKQEIAQRLRFYLEKGLAIS, from the coding sequence ATGTCCATTGATAGACGATCTTTAATTCTAGATGCTGCTTCAAAGTCATTTTCTTTATTTGGCTATAAAGGAACAACAATGGAACAAGTTGCGAAAATCGCTAATGTTGGTAAAGGTACGATATATACATTTTTTGCGAACAAAGAAGAATTGTTTCAAGAAGTAATGAACAAATTATTGTTAGAGATGAAGTATGTTGCTGAAAAAGTTATTAGCGATGATCGATCATTCTTCGATAATTTAACTGAAGCATTAAACGAACTTCTTGAATTCCGTAAGGAACATGAATTGGCGCTGAAATTAACTCAAGAAGTAAGAGAAATTGGTACGCCAATGGCAAATGAGGCATTAGTTCAGATGGAGCAGGTAATCATTGAGCATATTGCTGGTAAAATAGAGCATGCTATTAATCGTAATGAGATTAAAGCCTGCGATACCCAAATGACCGCATTTGTTATGCTTCGATTATATACTGCGCTTGCTGTAGAGTGGAGTGCAAAGCACGAAACACTACAAAAGCAAGAAATCGCACAACGATTACGGTTTTACTTGGAGAAGGGCTTGGCTATCTCATAG
- the ytxJ gene encoding bacillithiol system redox-active protein YtxJ, with the protein MTYNEITSQQQWEEAFERSNDHPIVILKHSTTCPVSANAHDEFTKYLSDKPREDVEYLMVKVIESRPISLQIAEDTGIKHESPQVMMLDKKEKVWSATHWSVTKAHISAVLD; encoded by the coding sequence ATGACATATAATGAAATCACCTCACAACAACAATGGGAAGAAGCATTTGAACGTTCTAATGATCACCCTATCGTTATTCTAAAACATAGTACAACTTGCCCTGTAAGTGCTAATGCACATGATGAATTCACCAAATATTTGTCCGACAAGCCTCGTGAGGACGTTGAATATCTAATGGTTAAAGTTATAGAATCTCGCCCAATTTCTTTACAAATCGCAGAAGATACAGGTATCAAGCATGAATCACCTCAAGTTATGATGCTTGATAAAAAAGAAAAAGTATGGAGTGCTACTCATTGGTCAGTAACGAAAGCACATATCTCTGCTGTATTAGACTAA
- a CDS encoding YheC/YheD family protein produces MFNFIWRRNVRIAAKRRGRKADKMIKTNILLGNSYIKSHIPVTKTYSRSTLKLMLLKYGMVYIKPKNGSLGRGVIRVTLKDGRFISHSGMTISSYANFEDLTKFLSRKMKGEVYVVQKGIHSLRHQGRLFDFRVVVQKSPRGGFEVTGIAGRISQRGRVVSNGGGGGAIGTIDSLLTPRQQSIVIPKMEKLSLAVMHQVRKHFKDQNEIGIDIAIDHQLRPWIVEFNTYPDHRMFVIMRDRVMLARIIHYGAKYGKKYKLNLYY; encoded by the coding sequence ATGTTTAATTTTATTTGGAGAAGGAATGTGCGAATAGCTGCTAAGAGGCGAGGTCGGAAAGCAGATAAAATGATCAAAACTAATATCTTGTTAGGCAATAGCTATATTAAGAGTCATATTCCAGTTACGAAAACTTACTCTAGGTCAACATTAAAATTAATGCTATTAAAATATGGGATGGTATATATAAAGCCCAAAAATGGTTCACTTGGCAGAGGGGTTATTCGAGTTACCTTAAAAGATGGTAGATTTATTAGCCATTCGGGTATGACGATATCTTCATATGCGAATTTTGAGGATTTGACTAAGTTCTTGTCACGTAAAATGAAGGGTGAAGTTTATGTTGTCCAGAAAGGGATACATTCTCTTCGTCATCAAGGCAGATTATTCGATTTTCGTGTAGTTGTTCAGAAAAGTCCAAGAGGTGGCTTTGAAGTAACCGGAATAGCAGGGCGTATCTCTCAACGTGGACGTGTCGTAAGTAATGGGGGTGGCGGTGGAGCGATTGGTACAATCGATAGCTTATTGACTCCAAGACAACAGAGCATTGTCATTCCGAAAATGGAAAAGTTGAGTCTAGCCGTTATGCATCAAGTGCGTAAACATTTCAAAGATCAAAATGAGATTGGAATAGATATTGCCATTGACCATCAACTTCGTCCTTGGATTGTAGAGTTTAACACTTATCCAGATCATCGGATGTTCGTTATTATGCGTGATCGAGTTATGTTAGCGAGGATTATTCATTATGGGGCTAAATATGGAAAGAAATATAAGCTTAATCTCTACTATTAG
- a CDS encoding peptidylprolyl isomerase, with protein sequence MNFKSLTVLLVMLLVLSACGEPITNNSTSQGSTGNATATPTPTPTPEPELELLDSSQHPEVTIEMSNGGIIKLELYPEIAPNTVSNFVSLAQQGFYDGLIFHRVMPDFMIQGGDPEGTGMGGPGYNIKGEFTANGFENRLKHTRGVISMARSQSMDSAGSQFYIVQAKETPHLDGLYASFGMVTEGLDVVDEIVSQKRDTQDKPLEPLVMTKVTVDTKGLELAELEKM encoded by the coding sequence ATGAATTTCAAATCATTAACCGTATTACTAGTAATGTTACTTGTTCTTAGTGCTTGCGGAGAACCAATTACGAACAATAGTACTAGCCAAGGCAGTACAGGAAATGCCACTGCTACACCAACGCCAACACCTACTCCTGAACCTGAACTTGAACTACTGGATTCAAGTCAACATCCTGAAGTTACGATTGAGATGAGTAATGGCGGGATCATTAAGCTTGAACTATATCCTGAAATAGCTCCAAATACGGTGAGCAACTTCGTCTCATTAGCTCAACAAGGTTTTTACGATGGTCTTATATTCCACCGTGTTATGCCTGACTTTATGATTCAGGGCGGTGATCCAGAGGGTACTGGAATGGGTGGCCCAGGCTACAATATTAAAGGTGAATTTACGGCAAATGGTTTTGAAAATCGATTGAAGCATACACGCGGTGTAATTTCTATGGCACGTAGCCAAAGTATGGACAGCGCTGGCTCACAGTTTTATATTGTACAAGCAAAAGAAACGCCTCATTTAGATGGTCTATATGCTTCTTTCGGTATGGTGACAGAGGGCTTAGATGTAGTTGATGAAATTGTATCTCAGAAACGCGATACCCAAGATAAACCACTTGAACCATTAGTAATGACTAAAGTAACCGTTGATACGAAAGGCTTGGAATTAGCTGAACTAGAAAAAATGTAG
- a CDS encoding DUF4395 domain-containing protein has protein sequence MNEVPIAKVRSNQIGIVITLLIAIIAQMPWLIAIVWLIQVMTRLLGSGANTFVIILEPIAQKIYGKKETEAAELQKFNLSLGITFLSISLVCLSLNWITAAYIVAGAMGLAALAALLGYCIGCTIYYQYKKYKAMRKNTKSQ, from the coding sequence ATGAATGAAGTGCCTATTGCTAAAGTAAGAAGCAATCAAATCGGAATTGTCATCACATTATTAATCGCTATTATTGCACAAATGCCTTGGCTCATCGCGATTGTATGGCTTATTCAAGTTATGACGAGGTTACTCGGTTCGGGAGCAAATACTTTTGTTATCATTTTAGAACCGATTGCCCAAAAGATTTATGGGAAGAAAGAAACAGAAGCGGCTGAGCTACAGAAATTCAATCTTTCTTTAGGAATTACTTTTCTATCGATTTCACTAGTATGCCTCTCGCTTAATTGGATAACAGCAGCTTACATTGTCGCAGGCGCGATGGGGTTAGCAGCACTTGCTGCATTACTAGGCTATTGTATTGGCTGCACAATTTACTATCAGTACAAGAAATATAAAGCAATGCGTAAAAACACCAAATCACAATAA
- a CDS encoding protein-glutamine gamma-glutamyltransferase encodes MIVLTNGSMDELDIENLPLVEQNIVRWKIASRVIYEYSSLDALLFELRMRRHTVEASHAMYESGAQFAVFSNSRCNPRYWNRTPNGGFLLRSDVTPADAIRDIFINGEYYAFECSGAIIILYYKAVLETIGDPTFNYYFQDLFLREWQKDYDLRLVSSYDLNDVYPGDVCYFRNPDFHPRHPEWQGENAVMLDKNLYFGHGVGIQTGQGIIENLNRARRPFARRSAYQENLIVRPDFEMLRDLIIHEQRIAIATGQLILVDDRELQTAQ; translated from the coding sequence GTGATCGTACTTACAAACGGCTCGATGGATGAGCTGGATATTGAGAATTTGCCTTTAGTTGAGCAAAATATTGTTCGATGGAAGATTGCGAGTAGAGTGATTTACGAATACTCATCATTAGATGCTTTGTTATTCGAGTTGAGAATGAGAAGACATACAGTTGAAGCATCACATGCAATGTATGAGAGTGGCGCTCAATTTGCTGTGTTTTCGAATTCTAGATGTAATCCGCGCTATTGGAATAGAACACCTAATGGTGGTTTTTTATTACGAAGTGATGTAACTCCTGCTGATGCCATTCGAGATATATTTATTAATGGGGAATATTATGCTTTCGAATGCTCAGGAGCGATTATCATCTTGTATTATAAGGCTGTGCTTGAAACAATCGGTGATCCTACTTTCAATTACTACTTCCAAGACTTGTTTTTACGAGAATGGCAGAAGGATTATGATCTTCGGTTAGTATCAAGTTATGATCTTAATGATGTTTATCCAGGAGATGTTTGTTATTTCCGCAATCCAGATTTTCATCCTCGTCATCCAGAATGGCAAGGTGAGAATGCTGTAATGTTAGACAAAAATCTATACTTTGGTCATGGAGTAGGAATTCAAACGGGGCAAGGTATTATTGAAAACTTGAATCGTGCACGTCGACCATTTGCACGCCGTTCAGCTTATCAAGAGAATCTTATTGTTCGACCTGATTTTGAAATGTTACGTGATCTCATTATTCATGAGCAACGTATCGCAATAGCAACTGGTCAATTAATACTTGTTGATGATAGGGAACTGCAAACTGCTCAGTAA
- a CDS encoding Cof-type HAD-IIB family hydrolase produces MSYKIAFFDIDGTLVNEEKVIPQDTIDAIAEMKEKGIEPVIATGRAPYFLQSLLKEVGIESYVCLNGALAVYKGEVIYRNPIAPSTLATLVEQSKIHGHALCFEGESQYYTDHDGHEYMLESVGSLKVEFPKVNADFWKEEPIYQMFLHTLAEDEHLYTSFEDSVTFIRWHEKALDVLPIGGSKAKGIEALLNQLNLTKEDAIAFGDNLNDKEMLEYVGFGIAMGNSHPDVIPYANFVTTHVDEKGIRNGLIKAGILDK; encoded by the coding sequence ATGAGCTACAAAATTGCTTTCTTTGATATTGATGGAACGTTAGTTAATGAGGAAAAAGTTATTCCACAAGATACAATTGATGCTATTGCTGAGATGAAAGAAAAAGGGATTGAGCCTGTTATTGCAACAGGACGTGCACCATACTTCTTACAATCTCTGCTAAAGGAAGTTGGTATTGAATCTTATGTTTGCTTGAATGGAGCTCTTGCTGTATATAAAGGAGAAGTTATTTATCGTAATCCAATTGCACCATCAACATTAGCAACATTAGTTGAACAATCTAAGATCCATGGACATGCTCTATGTTTTGAAGGGGAGTCTCAATACTACACAGATCATGATGGGCATGAATATATGCTAGAATCAGTCGGTTCATTAAAAGTAGAATTTCCTAAAGTTAATGCTGATTTCTGGAAAGAAGAACCAATCTATCAAATGTTTTTGCATACTCTTGCAGAAGATGAGCATTTGTATACATCTTTTGAAGATTCCGTTACATTCATTAGATGGCATGAGAAAGCATTGGATGTACTACCGATCGGAGGTTCTAAAGCTAAAGGAATTGAAGCTTTGTTGAATCAGCTTAACTTAACTAAAGAAGATGCAATCGCATTTGGTGATAATTTGAACGATAAAGAAATGCTTGAATATGTGGGGTTCGGTATTGCAATGGGCAATTCGCATCCTGATGTTATTCCATATGCTAACTTTGTAACAACGCATGTAGATGAAAAGGGAATCCGCAACGGACTTATTAAAGCGGGGATTTTAGATAAATAG
- the modB gene encoding molybdate ABC transporter permease subunit yields MNEFDWGAFIEPILISIKITMVASIIVFILAIIVSRYMSRAKFRGKVIVDTIFMIPLVLPPTVIGFILLFAFGKKGFLGQLSEVVFGQSLVFTWWAGVVAAIVVAFPLVYQTMKAGFDSIDSALEDVARSQGATEWQVFRYIALPLNHRMLVVAFILGFARSLGEFGATLMLAGNIPGRTQTVATAIYVAMDADRTILAIAWVVFMIIISFLMMYLVRQPVRS; encoded by the coding sequence ATGAATGAATTTGATTGGGGAGCATTTATTGAACCGATCTTAATTTCCATTAAAATAACAATGGTCGCTAGTATTATTGTTTTTATATTAGCGATTATAGTGTCACGTTATATGAGTAGAGCGAAATTTCGCGGGAAAGTAATTGTAGATACAATATTTATGATTCCATTAGTATTGCCTCCCACGGTAATAGGATTCATTTTGCTATTTGCATTTGGCAAGAAAGGTTTTCTTGGTCAGTTGTCCGAAGTTGTATTCGGCCAATCGCTTGTATTTACGTGGTGGGCAGGAGTGGTCGCTGCTATAGTTGTTGCTTTTCCACTTGTGTATCAGACGATGAAGGCTGGCTTTGATTCGATTGATTCTGCTTTGGAGGATGTTGCACGTTCACAAGGTGCTACGGAATGGCAAGTATTTCGTTACATTGCACTACCGCTGAATCACCGTATGCTAGTCGTAGCCTTTATTTTAGGTTTTGCAAGATCGTTAGGAGAATTTGGCGCAACACTAATGCTTGCGGGTAATATTCCTGGACGAACACAGACGGTTGCAACTGCAATCTACGTCGCTATGGACGCTGATCGGACGATTTTGGCTATAGCTTGGGTTGTCTTTATGATTATTATCTCGTTCCTGATGATGTATCTTGTGCGTCAACCAGTTAGGTCATAG
- the modA gene encoding molybdate ABC transporter substrate-binding protein → MNKTLRNSKLTVVCTMVLIIMLIVGCSTNGNQQENVNTTVEGVTPVQTKGKTQKILISAAASLSVVMDDIITQFKAEHSDIVVEVNYGSSGALQKQIEQGAPADLFVSAGMKQMDALEEQALLEKSTPLLKNEMVIVANKQFVNIALANDVSVAKLLNEINPTYIAIGEPDTVPAGQYARQVLQHEKLWDAWKEQYVYAKDVRQVLNYVEQGNAELGFVYLSDAISSNKVDIIHHIDSITHDPITYPIAILKNSKQIEAAQLFFDYLLSEELTALYEQNGFKRAE, encoded by the coding sequence ATGAATAAAACATTACGTAACAGTAAGTTAACTGTAGTATGCACTATGGTACTCATCATTATGTTAATAGTAGGCTGTTCAACAAATGGTAATCAACAAGAAAATGTTAATACTACTGTTGAAGGTGTTACACCAGTACAAACAAAGGGTAAAACGCAAAAAATTCTTATATCCGCTGCTGCCAGCTTGAGTGTAGTGATGGATGATATTATTACACAATTCAAGGCTGAGCATTCTGATATTGTTGTTGAAGTGAATTATGGATCTTCAGGAGCGTTACAAAAGCAAATCGAGCAAGGAGCGCCCGCTGATCTATTCGTATCTGCAGGAATGAAGCAGATGGATGCTTTAGAAGAACAGGCGCTACTAGAAAAGTCTACTCCACTTTTGAAAAATGAAATGGTCATTGTTGCGAATAAACAATTCGTGAATATAGCACTTGCCAACGATGTATCTGTAGCGAAATTGTTAAACGAGATAAACCCAACATATATTGCAATAGGCGAACCAGATACTGTTCCAGCAGGACAATATGCACGACAAGTGTTGCAACATGAAAAATTATGGGATGCATGGAAAGAACAATATGTGTATGCTAAAGATGTTAGACAAGTGTTGAATTATGTTGAGCAAGGTAATGCCGAACTTGGTTTTGTCTATTTGTCAGATGCCATTTCTTCAAATAAAGTCGATATCATTCACCATATTGATTCTATAACACATGATCCAATAACTTATCCTATAGCCATATTGAAAAATAGTAAACAAATTGAAGCAGCGCAACTATTTTTTGATTATTTGTTAAGTGAAGAATTAACTGCTCTTTACGAACAAAATGGCTTTAAGCGAGCTGAATAA